A genomic segment from Candidatus Hydrogenedentota bacterium encodes:
- a CDS encoding sugar ABC transporter substrate-binding protein — MMPLRVLVPALLMIAMLHGCGGESAAPAAKPGQRTFGVVFQTMNNPFFVELNRGLQEVIEAHGDRLVTLDSRFDSLKQKNDISDLILRGASAIFINPVNWEGITGSLIQARDKNVPCIVVDAPVKDENLVLCQVASDNVEAGRLAARALAQTRRPAKVVVLHQSVNKACIDRVAGFMEELAKYPDMQVLETQEGKGTTEGARPVMRDLLGRFPELDAVFAINDPSALGVISALESAGRLQDVTVVTVDGSPEAVAAIKAGKLLSSSAQFPYEMGKVAAEKVYEHLAGNPIEKDVKIRVELVTRENADAYLQSFQGAQ; from the coding sequence ATGATGCCACTGCGTGTGCTAGTCCCTGCGTTGTTGATGATTGCGATGCTGCACGGCTGCGGCGGCGAATCCGCCGCGCCCGCCGCGAAGCCCGGACAGCGAACTTTCGGCGTCGTGTTTCAGACGATGAATAATCCGTTCTTCGTCGAGTTGAACCGCGGCCTGCAGGAAGTCATCGAGGCGCACGGCGACCGGCTCGTGACGCTGGATTCGCGTTTTGACAGCCTCAAACAGAAGAACGATATTTCCGACCTTATTCTGCGAGGCGCTTCCGCAATCTTCATCAATCCGGTGAATTGGGAGGGCATCACCGGCAGCCTGATCCAGGCGCGAGACAAGAATGTGCCGTGCATCGTGGTCGATGCCCCCGTAAAGGATGAGAACCTCGTGCTGTGTCAGGTGGCCTCGGACAACGTGGAGGCGGGCCGGCTGGCCGCGCGAGCCTTGGCCCAGACGCGCCGCCCGGCGAAGGTCGTTGTGTTGCACCAGTCCGTGAACAAGGCATGCATTGATCGTGTCGCGGGTTTTATGGAAGAACTGGCCAAGTACCCGGACATGCAGGTGCTGGAGACACAGGAGGGCAAAGGCACGACGGAGGGCGCGCGCCCGGTCATGCGCGATCTGCTCGGCCGCTTTCCGGAGCTTGACGCGGTTTTTGCGATAAACGACCCGAGCGCGCTTGGCGTGATCTCGGCGCTGGAGTCGGCGGGCCGGCTGCAGGACGTCACGGTTGTGACCGTCGACGGGTCGCCGGAGGCGGTCGCGGCGATCAAGGCGGGCAAACTACTGTCGAGTTCGGCGCAGTTTCCCTATGAGATGGGGAAAGTCGCTGCGGAGAAGGTTTACGAGCATCTTGCGGGCAACCCCATCGAGAAGGACGTGAAGATCCGCGTTGAACTGGTGACCCGCGAGAACGCCGATGCGTATCTCCAGTCGTTTCAGGGGGCGCAGTGA
- a CDS encoding ABC transporter permease, producing MAPLLGGMIGLLALFRLWVPGFLAKDNMLDLAQQISVNAIIAFGMTLTILIGGIDLSVGALLALVGTTAVYVISQAAPEAQNIGVLALALGAGSGVAALCGLLNGWCAARTPIPPFIITLATMLMARGTALRFNEGRPMHVPETQTMFLALGNSRIYLSGEVQIPAPVLVMLAAFAFTGILLHKTRYGRHLFAIGGNREAARLSGLPLFACEVSVYLICSVLAGIAGLIHASQLYSAEPSAGTGFELNAIAAVVVGGTSFTGGIGSMHGTLIGAIIIGILDKGLNQAGVHFSLQYVMKGLVILGAVYMDVRRRRRA from the coding sequence ATGGCGCCGCTGCTGGGCGGCATGATTGGACTGCTGGCCCTCTTCCGGCTGTGGGTGCCCGGGTTCCTCGCCAAAGACAACATGCTGGACCTCGCGCAGCAGATCTCCGTCAATGCGATCATCGCGTTCGGCATGACACTGACGATTCTCATCGGCGGTATCGACCTGTCCGTCGGCGCACTGCTCGCGCTCGTGGGCACGACGGCCGTCTATGTTATCTCGCAGGCCGCGCCGGAGGCGCAGAACATCGGCGTGCTGGCGTTGGCGCTCGGCGCGGGCAGCGGTGTCGCGGCGCTGTGCGGTCTGTTGAACGGCTGGTGTGCGGCGCGCACGCCGATACCGCCGTTCATTATTACGCTGGCCACGATGCTCATGGCGCGCGGTACTGCGCTGCGCTTCAACGAAGGCCGCCCCATGCACGTGCCCGAGACGCAAACGATGTTCCTGGCGCTGGGCAACAGCCGCATCTATCTGTCCGGGGAGGTGCAGATACCCGCGCCCGTCCTGGTTATGCTTGCGGCGTTCGCATTCACGGGGATTCTGTTGCACAAGACGCGCTATGGCCGCCACCTCTTCGCTATCGGCGGAAACCGGGAAGCGGCCCGGCTGAGCGGGCTGCCGTTGTTCGCCTGCGAAGTGAGCGTGTATCTCATCTGTTCCGTGCTCGCGGGCATCGCGGGGTTGATCCACGCGTCGCAACTCTACTCGGCCGAACCTTCGGCCGGCACGGGCTTTGAACTGAACGCGATTGCGGCGGTAGTCGTCGGCGGCACCAGTTTCACCGGCGGCATTGGGAGCATGCACGGCACGCTGATCGGCGCGATCATCATTGGCATCCTCGACAAGGGGCTGAATCAGGCGGGAGTGCATTTCTCGCTGCAGTACGTCATGAAGGGACTCGTCATCCTCGGCGCCGTGTACATGGACGTGCGGCGCAGGCGGCGCGCCTGA
- a CDS encoding CehA/McbA family metallohydrolase, translating into MKHLAVFLMLLSLTCGCVSDQTPAGTSDTPTKTSGAGPGAREAREPAPRPDNRPKGVLTVDVADVLEKPLAARVDLVNLDGFPPTILPVPERRQDMAAPVGNYRAYVHVFDAGSPILVAVRDLVVPESGPPAVLEVRVLEGAAGTRPLRSFDFDGDLALDRVEEECGTNPADAGSIPGRAAVPRVNRVLSDQPGWYKGELHCYSTYSEGSETVAELVRRAESSGLDFLAITDRNTIQAAHDPAFSSDKTVLIPAMEWGDESMGFALIYGPRTEPDPPSDQDTAQADCLRVQAQGGIFAVARPCFPTAPWQWNLSFVNAIEVWSRAWREVPPMTLDNLRDALKIRDEERELIYSIAAAAAITSHGANAQACQFWDYELVRGLKASAIAGSGTASPKVPMGRPITYVYARDKSLEGILEGLRLGRTYVSSGPDGPRIVFNADVMADNKVDVSIGGTIPLGLDTVFGVSVTGAAGKKLQVLENGRTFISKIIEGDNFVFRFPQRPKAACCYRVRVVQPADPKTGFGPLEVLAMTSPIYAQDIIQGLFWNDPNLYLDEKNWIPAENFDPVPRGQEWQVPMDQPPVNPVPMGR; encoded by the coding sequence ATGAAGCATCTTGCAGTTTTTCTCATGCTCCTGTCGCTGACATGCGGCTGCGTTAGCGACCAGACGCCCGCAGGGACGTCGGATACCCCCACGAAGACGTCCGGGGCCGGCCCGGGCGCCAGAGAGGCACGAGAACCAGCACCGCGGCCGGATAACCGGCCAAAGGGCGTCTTGACGGTCGATGTGGCCGACGTGCTCGAAAAACCGCTCGCGGCGCGCGTGGACCTCGTTAATCTCGATGGTTTTCCACCGACCATTCTGCCCGTGCCCGAGCGCAGACAGGATATGGCCGCGCCGGTGGGCAATTACCGGGCTTATGTCCATGTCTTCGATGCGGGTTCCCCCATTCTCGTCGCCGTGCGAGACCTCGTCGTGCCGGAATCCGGGCCGCCCGCGGTGTTGGAGGTGCGCGTGCTGGAAGGCGCGGCGGGCACGCGCCCGCTGCGTTCGTTCGACTTCGACGGCGACCTGGCCCTGGACCGGGTCGAGGAGGAATGCGGCACGAATCCGGCGGACGCCGGCAGCATCCCGGGCCGCGCGGCGGTCCCACGCGTCAACCGGGTGCTTTCGGACCAGCCCGGCTGGTACAAAGGAGAACTCCACTGTTACTCCACCTACTCCGAAGGGTCGGAGACCGTGGCCGAACTGGTGCGCCGCGCGGAGTCGTCCGGTCTTGATTTTCTGGCGATCACGGACCGTAACACGATTCAGGCGGCGCACGACCCGGCTTTCAGTTCTGACAAGACCGTGCTCATTCCAGCAATGGAATGGGGCGACGAATCCATGGGCTTTGCATTGATTTACGGCCCGCGCACGGAACCCGACCCGCCGAGCGACCAGGACACGGCCCAGGCAGACTGCCTGCGCGTGCAGGCGCAAGGCGGTATATTCGCGGTGGCCCGGCCTTGTTTCCCCACCGCGCCGTGGCAGTGGAACCTCAGCTTCGTCAATGCCATCGAGGTGTGGTCGCGCGCATGGCGCGAGGTGCCGCCGATGACGCTCGACAATCTCCGCGATGCGCTCAAGATCCGCGATGAAGAGCGGGAACTCATCTATTCCATTGCTGCCGCCGCCGCGATCACCTCGCACGGCGCCAATGCGCAGGCATGCCAGTTCTGGGATTACGAACTGGTGCGCGGGCTGAAAGCCTCCGCCATCGCCGGCAGCGGCACGGCCAGCCCGAAGGTTCCCATGGGGCGGCCGATCACGTACGTGTACGCGCGCGACAAGTCTCTCGAGGGTATTCTCGAAGGGTTGCGCCTCGGGCGCACCTATGTGTCTTCGGGACCGGACGGTCCCCGCATTGTCTTTAATGCCGACGTCATGGCGGACAACAAGGTCGACGTGAGCATCGGGGGCACGATTCCGCTTGGGCTGGACACCGTTTTCGGGGTAAGCGTCACGGGCGCGGCAGGCAAGAAACTGCAGGTCCTCGAGAACGGGCGCACCTTCATCAGCAAAATCATCGAAGGCGACAATTTCGTGTTTCGTTTTCCGCAACGGCCCAAGGCGGCCTGCTGTTACCGGGTTCGCGTCGTGCAGCCCGCGGACCCGAAGACGGGGTTCGGACCGCTCGAAGTGCTGGCCATGACCAGCCCCATTTACGCTCAGGACATCATCCAGGGCCTGTTCTGGAATGACCCGAACCTCTACCTTGACGAGAAGAACTGGATTCCGGCGGAGAATTTCGATCCGGTGCCCAGGGGTCAGGAGTGGCAGGTACCCATGGACCAGCCGCCAGTAAATCCGGTGCCAATGGGCCGCTGA
- a CDS encoding GntR family transcriptional regulator gives MRMRGLRKDTREVLNMLSSIDINSSVAVYVQIENHVQFAIASGRLKATDQLPSVRELSEQLDVNPNTVAKAYRDLEVMGLLYTRRGMGVFINKGIETKCREDCRKRLIGRMFEVVAEAKAAGMTSDEVNEIVAKSLSVAGTPYGPTPASLLTLTRPKKKAGK, from the coding sequence ATGAGAATGAGAGGGTTGCGCAAAGACACACGAGAAGTGCTGAACATGTTGTCGAGCATCGACATCAACAGCAGTGTGGCGGTGTACGTGCAGATCGAGAATCACGTTCAATTCGCCATCGCCTCGGGCCGGCTGAAAGCTACCGACCAGTTGCCGAGTGTGCGGGAACTGTCGGAACAGCTTGATGTCAATCCGAACACGGTTGCCAAGGCGTATCGCGACCTGGAAGTCATGGGGTTGTTGTACACCCGCCGTGGCATGGGCGTGTTCATCAACAAGGGCATCGAGACCAAGTGCCGCGAGGACTGCCGCAAGCGGTTGATCGGCCGCATGTTTGAAGTCGTGGCCGAAGCCAAGGCTGCCGGTATGACCTCGGACGAGGTCAACGAGATCGTCGCGAAGAGTCTCTCCGTCGCGGGCACGCCGTACGGGCCCACGCCCGCCAGTCTGCTCACGCTGACGAGGCCGAAGAAGAAGGCCGGCAAGTAA
- a CDS encoding recombinase family protein — MATGSEIRSAGRTDAEAKEGGGRVSHGAKVKRGQLTAVQQGRYGTGPAPYGYRRGSPGQKPLLVDDREAEVVRMIFREYLNTRSTGKVVDFLHSRNIFTRKGNRWSRQAIAIILSNRTYRGRVSYGDVETEGLHDPIIEPALFYKANALKERKRRQKK; from the coding sequence ATGGCTACGGGAAGTGAAATCAGAAGCGCCGGACGGACCGATGCGGAGGCGAAGGAAGGCGGCGGGCGCGTCAGTCACGGGGCAAAGGTCAAACGCGGTCAACTGACGGCGGTCCAGCAGGGCCGTTACGGCACAGGTCCCGCGCCTTACGGATACCGCCGGGGTAGCCCGGGCCAGAAACCATTGCTGGTGGATGACCGCGAGGCGGAAGTGGTGCGCATGATCTTCCGCGAATACCTGAACACCCGCAGCACCGGCAAGGTCGTCGATTTTCTGCATTCGAGGAATATTTTCACACGCAAGGGAAATAGATGGTCGCGTCAGGCGATCGCCATCATCTTGTCCAACCGGACTTACCGCGGCCGTGTCAGTTACGGGGACGTCGAAACCGAAGGATTGCACGACCCCATTATCGAGCCGGCGCTTTTCTACAAGGCGAACGCCCTCAAGGAACGCAAGCGGCGCCAGAAAAAA
- a CDS encoding isochorismatase family protein, with protein MLDLAQATLAVVDFQNKLMPGGPENVRPFLDNAVKLIACARCLDIPILVTEQNPDRLGRTNDVIAEALGDIPRFGKLEFSCASHEGFRAALRATGRRQVLVTGMETHICVMQTALGLKERGYESFVVRDAVLSMRDEERQAGLQRLVQEGVKLVTAQMAIFELLRAAGTPEFKRMLPLLKARD; from the coding sequence ATGCTTGACCTTGCGCAGGCCACCCTTGCAGTCGTTGATTTTCAGAACAAGTTGATGCCCGGCGGCCCGGAGAACGTGCGCCCCTTTCTCGACAACGCCGTAAAACTGATTGCGTGCGCGCGCTGCCTTGATATCCCCATCCTTGTCACTGAGCAGAATCCCGATCGGCTCGGCAGGACTAATGACGTGATCGCCGAAGCCCTCGGAGATATCCCCCGGTTCGGCAAATTGGAGTTCAGTTGCGCGAGCCATGAAGGGTTTCGCGCCGCGCTCCGCGCGACTGGGCGGCGACAGGTGCTGGTGACCGGCATGGAAACGCACATCTGCGTGATGCAGACGGCCTTGGGCCTCAAGGAACGCGGCTACGAATCCTTCGTTGTGCGCGACGCGGTCTTGTCCATGCGCGACGAGGAACGCCAGGCTGGGTTGCAGCGCCTGGTCCAGGAAGGCGTGAAGCTGGTCACGGCGCAAATGGCGATATTCGAGTTGTTGCGCGCCGCAGGTACCCCCGAATTCAAGCGCATGCTGCCCCTGCTGAAGGCGCGGGACTAG